The Candidatus Neomarinimicrobiota bacterium genome has a segment encoding these proteins:
- a CDS encoding CDP-alcohol phosphatidyltransferase family protein, with protein sequence MPDTQQNIKITHPTRIITLANLLSVLRAFLALPIIYSLAHDKIALAVVLVLVAVITDWLDGYFARRAHEVTDLGKFLDPLADSIAIGVIVLFISLDETRNFPFWFFIFYMTRQLTITLSGVYMLNHAHVVLGSNIIGKWTVGIISLAILLYILRIEEIGFYLILISTVLSFVSWLQYLVRNLNQKIQS encoded by the coding sequence ATGCCTGACACTCAGCAAAACATAAAGATTACCCATCCCACTAGAATCATTACGCTGGCTAATCTGCTAAGCGTGCTTCGTGCTTTTCTTGCTTTGCCTATTATTTATAGTCTCGCTCACGACAAAATTGCGCTGGCCGTGGTACTTGTTCTCGTTGCAGTTATCACCGATTGGCTGGATGGTTACTTCGCCCGGCGGGCCCACGAAGTGACAGACTTGGGGAAATTTCTTGATCCACTTGCCGATTCCATTGCAATTGGGGTCATCGTTCTGTTTATTTCTCTTGATGAGACGAGAAATTTCCCATTCTGGTTCTTTATTTTTTATATGACTCGTCAGTTGACTATTACACTGAGTGGTGTATATATGCTTAATCATGCACATGTTGTCCTGGGCTCCAACATTATCGGCAAATGGACCGTGGGGATCATTTCTTTGGCAATACTGCTCTACATTTTGAGAATTGAGGAGATTGGATTTTATCTAATACTGATTTCAACCGTTCTGTCGTTTGTCAGCTGGCTCCAGTATCTTGTTCGTAATCTCAATCAGAAAATTCAGTCGTAA
- a CDS encoding ATP-binding cassette domain-containing protein has protein sequence MTEVSFLIQFPKFDVPSRKVHLRTGIHVIYGESGVGKSSLGRRMVSLSHESDHPNFNLSRISGFISPMIVAQDPDAQIVAPTVARELAFNLENAGWPAEKIQHRIKIVAERFNFSFGLERHPSMLSGGERELLNLASALTSSPDFLIIDDGLSFLSEQSKKMCVTILKEWCERFNAVVLWLTSDPSDLQYSENGWQLCLDHLEHLEKRLEKIYPKISIPPGKLSLKFNKLSFAYPNSGQLFNDQCLQLKKIRSLAVIGENGSGKSTLGALLSQMETPHAGDIKIEIYDRSPSLAYLPQSPERLFGGYTPEEVAKMILLEGLASDDFAHQITDSLASFQIPWFRISQTPLHLLSLSESRIVLIVMLSQAKYELLILDEPMFSLGVQQKKKMIEFLGALLSNKHLIFVTHDEMEAAALSETTLVIANGIIHSRPAIKTHA, from the coding sequence GTGACTGAAGTCAGTTTTCTTATCCAGTTCCCTAAGTTTGATGTTCCATCTCGGAAAGTCCACCTTCGCACGGGAATACACGTCATTTATGGGGAGAGCGGGGTCGGAAAAAGCAGCCTTGGTCGGCGAATGGTTTCACTGTCTCACGAATCAGATCATCCAAATTTTAATCTGTCTCGAATTTCGGGTTTTATCTCGCCCATGATTGTAGCTCAAGACCCTGATGCCCAAATCGTTGCCCCCACTGTGGCAAGAGAGCTGGCTTTCAATCTTGAGAACGCTGGTTGGCCCGCGGAGAAAATCCAGCACCGGATTAAAATTGTGGCTGAGAGGTTCAATTTTTCATTTGGTTTAGAAAGACATCCATCGATGCTGTCTGGCGGCGAAAGGGAGCTCCTCAATCTTGCTTCGGCCCTCACTTCTTCTCCTGACTTTTTGATTATTGATGACGGACTTTCCTTCCTGAGTGAGCAGTCGAAAAAAATGTGTGTCACAATCCTGAAGGAGTGGTGTGAACGATTCAACGCCGTTGTTCTGTGGCTCACATCAGACCCTTCAGATCTGCAGTACAGTGAAAATGGCTGGCAACTGTGCCTGGATCATTTAGAGCATCTTGAAAAAAGGTTAGAGAAGATTTACCCGAAGATATCCATTCCACCGGGAAAGCTTTCATTAAAATTTAATAAGCTTTCTTTTGCTTATCCCAACTCTGGGCAACTGTTTAATGACCAGTGCCTTCAACTTAAAAAGATCCGATCATTAGCAGTCATTGGCGAGAACGGCTCCGGAAAATCGACCCTGGGGGCGCTTTTGTCTCAAATGGAAACGCCCCATGCCGGTGACATCAAGATAGAAATATACGACCGTTCACCATCTCTAGCCTACCTTCCTCAATCGCCCGAAAGATTGTTCGGAGGATACACTCCGGAGGAAGTGGCTAAGATGATTCTGTTAGAAGGGTTGGCTTCCGATGATTTTGCTCATCAGATTACAGATTCACTTGCCTCTTTTCAAATTCCCTGGTTCAGGATTTCCCAAACACCCTTACATCTGTTGAGTCTTTCGGAGTCGAGGATTGTGCTGATTGTTATGCTAAGCCAAGCTAAATATGAGTTGCTTATCCTAGATGAACCCATGTTTTCGCTGGGTGTTCAACAAAAGAAAAAGATGATTGAGTTTCTTGGCGCTCTTCTATCAAATAAACACCTTATTTTCGTAACGCATGATGAAATGGAGGCGGCTGCTCTCTCAGAAACTACGTTGGTGATTGCTAATGGGATAATCCATTCAAGACCAGCGATAAAAACACATGCCTGA
- a CDS encoding glycosyltransferase family 9 protein encodes MGDIIFTTAAVEALKNQHPNCEIHFLTLRDYAPILEGQLHISRLILLERNAGFRRLTELAGKLDDENYSHVFDLHDSLRSGIIRLGMNSHCSVYKKPRLNRFLLFYFKWNRFPPNFEVTKEYVNFMGLQEGALTQLYISVKEKERCSSLLARFGVAPHFLAIVPGATWPNKVWTVAGYRQLFDLMHGKQAVILGGAENTVCDEIAGEFENVVNLRGKTNLRTSMTILSIASVAVGADTGLIHAAEALGTAVVMITGPTSRETGANVRHTGSQQLYSDLWCRPCSKNGQRRCIRNEQLCLSGVTSKEVLESINSVFPEA; translated from the coding sequence ATGGGCGACATCATATTTACCACAGCTGCTGTGGAGGCGCTCAAGAATCAACATCCAAATTGTGAGATTCATTTTCTCACGCTTCGCGATTATGCACCGATTTTAGAGGGACAACTCCACATCAGTCGCTTGATTTTGTTGGAACGCAACGCTGGATTTAGACGATTGACGGAACTGGCAGGTAAATTAGATGATGAAAACTATTCTCATGTTTTTGATCTTCACGATTCCCTTAGATCAGGAATTATTCGCCTCGGTATGAATTCTCACTGCTCCGTATACAAAAAACCGAGGCTCAACCGTTTTCTGCTCTTTTATTTTAAGTGGAACCGTTTCCCTCCAAATTTCGAGGTAACTAAAGAATATGTTAATTTCATGGGGTTGCAGGAAGGTGCTCTCACCCAATTGTACATATCAGTTAAGGAAAAAGAGCGGTGTAGCAGTTTGTTGGCCCGTTTCGGAGTTGCGCCACATTTTCTCGCGATCGTGCCCGGAGCTACCTGGCCAAACAAAGTTTGGACAGTAGCCGGGTACCGACAGCTGTTTGATTTGATGCATGGAAAGCAGGCGGTAATCTTGGGTGGGGCTGAAAACACTGTTTGTGATGAGATCGCAGGCGAATTCGAAAATGTCGTGAATCTTCGTGGAAAAACTAATCTGCGTACATCAATGACCATTCTATCTATTGCGTCGGTTGCGGTGGGTGCCGATACAGGGCTCATCCATGCAGCTGAGGCGCTGGGAACAGCAGTGGTGATGATCACAGGACCTACATCTAGGGAGACAGGTGCTAACGTCCGGCATACGGGTTCTCAGCAACTTTACTCCGATTTATGGTGCAGACCTTGTTCTAAAAACGGGCAGCGGAGATGCATCAGAAATGAGCAGTTGTGTCTCAGCGGTGTCACCAGTAAGGAAGTTTTAGAATCAATAAATTCAGTTTTTCCGGAAGCGTAA